Proteins from a genomic interval of Papaver somniferum cultivar HN1 chromosome 4, ASM357369v1, whole genome shotgun sequence:
- the LOC113272275 gene encoding putative F-box protein At1g47790, which yields MPRRKQTEAKIHGYPHADIRHEVLLQILSKLPIKTLMKFRCVCKLWSESIVNDPRFIEAHFLESQKNPILMFKYLPKELDHMERPYSFLREKEEYRTNHLFYLEKDEFVNGTGKVLHNVLNLIASQNSSPRRLIGYCNGLVCFMVGVPYSSGCWSYFVVEIFNFSKLEKLRIVSRIPTPPFTSVGDCRFGYDVLAKEYKLMCILLYIDDEDEVYNKYIILTIGGSGTQSWRKIKHPMTMKGHPRSPGRCIDGALFWVRYDTDECKKVLISFDLHDEKFQVINLPTAGMYFPEYDHQLEYKRCFCYASVKKPDTRSGAVELHILKDRIQQVWETKIITFDLPDTVRNPPAAPCYDFKGLTFSLSEEGITSIRIVEFDGRIYLYWRNMENEKGSHIIQFYDLESKKLTEVEGPTGGKCGKDYHVANHVENLVSLKAWTTHEGDGGGVLLGRNFDTGTSKKIEDMFKQMPASTTDGEMVSYFSSLSFSGKNKDVLLVI from the coding sequence ATGCCGAGACGCAAACAAACAGAGGCAAAAATCCATGGTTATCCTCATGCAGACATTCGTCACGAGGTACTTTTGCAAATATTGAGCAAACTTCCTATCAAAACTTTGATGAAATTCCGTTGTGTATGCAAATTATGGTCAGAGTCAATTGTGAATGATCCACGGTTTATCGAAGCTCACTTTCTTGAATCTCAAAAGAATCCCATTCTCATGTTTAAATACTTACCCAAAGAGTTGGATCATATGGAACGGCCGTATAGTTTTTTGCGTGAAAAGGAAGAATATCGCACTAATCACTTGTTCTATTTAGAAAAAGATGAGTTTGTTAATGGTACTGGTAAAGTTTTGCACAATGTGCTGAATCTAATAGCTTCGCAAAACAGTTCTCCAAGGAGACTAATTGGTTATTGCAACGGTTTAGTATGTTTTATGGTGGGCGTTCCATATTCCAGTGGATGCTGGTCTTATTTCGTCGTTGAGATCTTCAACTTTAGTAAACTCGAGAAACTACGCATTGTCTCTCGCATACCTACACCCCCATTCACATCTGTGGGTGATTGTCGATTTGGATATGATGTCCTGGCAAAAGAATATAAATTGATGTGCATCCTTCTTTATATTGACGATGAAGATGAGGTATACAACAAATACATAATCTTGACAATAGGAGGTTCTGGTACTCAATCTTGGAGAAAAATTAAGCATCCGATGACAATGAAAGGTCACCCACGGTCACCTGGCCGTTGTATTGACGGGGCTCTTTTTTGGGTGAGGTATGATACGGATGAATGCAAAAAAGTTCTGATTTCGTTCGACCTCCATGACGAGAAGTTTCAAGTGATTAATTTACCAACGGCTGGTATGTATTTTCCAGAAtatgatcatcaattagaatacaAAAGATGTTTCTGTTATGCCAGCGTCAAGAAACCTGACACTCGTAGTGGCGCGGTTGAGTTACATATATTGAAAGACAGAATCCAACAAGTTTGGGAAACAAAGATTATTACATTTGATCTTCCAGATACAGTAAGAAATCCTCCTGCGGCTCCATGTTACGACTTCAAAGGTCTTACCTTTTCTCTTAGCGAGGAAGGCATTACCAGTATCCGAATTGTAGAATTCGATGGTCGAATATATCTATATTGGAGGAATATGGAGAACGAGAAAGGAAGTCATATTATTCAATTTTACGATTTGGAATCGAAAAAACTTACAGAAGTAGAAGGTCCTACAGGTGGTAAATGTGGTAAAGATTATCATGTCGCTAATCATGTCGAGAACCTTGTTTCCTTAAAAGCCTGGACGACGCATGAAGGAGATGGAGGTGGAGTACTACTGGGGCGCAACTTTGATACGGGCACTTCCAAGAAGATAGAAGACATGTTTAAGCAAATGCCAGCGAGTACTACGGATGGCGAAATGGTTTCATATTTTTCTTCTCTAAGTTTCTCTGGAAAAAATAAAGACGTACTATTAGTTATTTAA
- the LOC113275057 gene encoding ankyrin repeat and zinc finger domain-containing protein 1-like — protein sequence MATENTKNHINNHQIDRRSVFDLPPNIFDSCSILSDTSLSSSASYSHSIPSEISTNEEENEETLIQEKEEDKVTKKNNFIPRWSCNTCKAEFESLQDQRSHFKSDHHRFNIKLSISGKDTIKEEDFDELASDSVFRDYDDMSSISGSEDEAEKSSFPSNEAQRRLAESFKRKFFIRLQTGKVVSLWKCLLVKENENLLFDNGLNDHKFNDGHTSYLKENELVERLKRLSHEPRDKSQLRIVLLASGGHFAGCVFDGNLVVAHKTFHRYVVRAKAGKQQSAHDGAGKTAHSAGASLRRYNELALKKEIQELLADWRPYFDASSCIFVNAPSNSRQLLYNGEKPYFSDPHNVVKHVPITVRRPTLKETKRIYDQLTNMVYEVDEQVSSQTLKEDLPVGASDAGKNKPESKKDHLVAHMKKKEVVEEFKVNESSDELSGPIENKVIGVSTPLHVAAFCGNTQHILELLELGLDPCAIDERGRTPYMLATEKEARNTFRRFMALNLDKWDWNAAKVPSPLTKEMEESQSVKQAEKDAKRKEKAKELKKLKKAKEKKAQAEAAARAKSAPTMSQGQSSRSVPKQQVQSSRTPPLSKEEELKREREKRALAAEKRMAAAAALAQDTNKTAAPPTVSGPSTGTSDGLSCSCCKVSLAGKVPFSRYNFKYCSTSCMHVHKELLEDE from the exons ATGGCGACCGAGAACACCAAAAATCATATCAATAACCACCAAATAGACCGTCGTTCTGTATTCGATCTACCACCCAACATATTCGATTCATGTAGCATACTCTCAGATACATCTTTATCTTCATCGGCAAGTTATTCCCACTCCATTCCATCTGAAATCTCTACtaatgaagaagaaaacgaagaaaccctaattcaagagaaagaagaagataaagttaCTAAGAAGAACAATTTTATACCTAGATGGTCTTGTAATACTTGTAAAGCTGAGTTTGAGTCTCTTCAAGATCAACGTTCTCACTTCAAATCAGACCATCATCGTTTCAAT ATAAAATTAAGCATTTCCGGAAAAGATACAATAAAGGAGGAAGATTTTGATGAATTGGCTTCTGATTCAGTATTCAGAGATTACGATGATATGTCAAGTATATCTGGCTCGGAAGATGAAGCTGAGAAAAGCTCCTTCCCAAGCAATGAGGCGCAAAGGAGATTAGCAGAAAGTTTTAAAAGGAAGTTTTTTATCCGTCTTCAGACAGGGAAAGTTGTTTCTCTTTGGAAGTGTTTGCTTGTAAAGGAAAATGAGAATCTCTTGTTTGACAACGGGCTAAATGATCACAAGTTCAATGATGGGCATACATCATACTTGAAGGAGAATGAGCTTGTTGAGAGGTTGAAAAGATTGAGCCATGAGCCTCGTGATAAAAGCCAGTTGAGGATTGTGTTGCTTGCAAGTGGTGGGCACTTTGCGGGCTGTGTCTTTGATGGGAATTTGGTTGTGGCCCACAAAACATTCCATAG ATATGTTGTGAGAGCTAAGGCTGGGAAGCAACAGTCAGCTCATGATGGTGCTGGCAAAACTGCGCATTCTGCAGGAGCTTCTCTTCGTCGATATAATGAACTTGCTCTGAAGAAG GAAATTCAAGAACTACTTGCTGATTGGAGGCCTTATTTTGATGCTTCATCATGCATTTTTGTCAACGCTCCATCAAACAGTCGTCAGCTGCTTTATAATGGGGAGAAGCCATATTTTAGTGATCCACATAATGTTGTTAAGCATGTCCCTATCACTGTTCGTAGGCCTACCTTAAAGGAAACTAAGCGCATCTATGATCAATTAACAAATATGGTCTATGAGGTTGATGAGCAGGTATCGTCACAAACCCTAAAAGAGGATTTACCAGTGGGTGCAAGTGACGCAGGGAAAAACAAACCCGAGTCTAAGAAAGACCATTTGGTGGCTcacatgaagaaaaaggaagttgttGAAGAATTTAAAGTTAATGAAAGTTCTGATGAACTGTCTGGACCCATCGAAAATAAAGTTATTGGTGTATCAACACCTTTACATGTTGCAGCATTTTGTGGCAACACGCAACATATACTGGAGCTTCTGGAACTAGGTCTGGATCCTTGTGCTATAGATGAAAGAGGACGAACACCGTATATGTTGGCGACAGAGAAGGAGGCTAGAAACACATTTAGACGATTCATGGCTTTAAATCTTGACAAGTGGGATTGGAACGCTGCGAAAGTGCCTAGTCCACTAACAAAAGAGATGGAGGAGTCTCAATCTGTTAAACAG GCGGAAAAAGATGCCAAGAGGAaagaaaaagctaaagaattgaagaagttgaagaaagcaaaagaaaagaaggcTCAG GCTGAGGCAGCTGCCCGTGCAAAAAGTGCTCCAACTATGTCACAGGGTCAGAGTTCGAGATCTGTACCTAAACAGCAGGTGCAATCTTCTAGGACACCACCCCTTTCTAAAGAG GAGGAACTGAAAAGGGAAAGAGAAAAAAGAGCACTTGCAGCAGAGAAGAGAATGGCGGCAGCTGCTGCACTTGCTCAGGATACCAACAAAACTGCAGCACCACCAACTGTTTCAGGGCCCAGCACTGGGACATCAGATGGCCTCAGTTGTTCGTGTTGTAAGGTTTCTTTGGCTGGGAAAGTTCCTTTCAGTAGATATAACTTCAAATACTGCAGCACTTCATGCATGCATGTCCACAAAGAATTGCTGGAGGATGAATAA
- the LOC113275058 gene encoding probable sugar phosphate/phosphate translocator At1g12500, whose protein sequence is MVEAQTWTTRRGSNPRLETEQVIEIPSTPTGESRYGGGAGNSLSPTITTGLFISSWYLSNIGVLLLNKYLLSIYGFRYPIFLTMLHMISCAIYSLIAIHWLELVPLQHITSRRQFFKIFGLSGIFCFSVVCGNTSLRYLPVSFNQAIGATTPFFTAIFAFLITCKKETGSVYCALLPVVLGIVLASNSEPLFHLFGFLVCIGSVAGRGLKSVVQGILLTSEAEKLHSMNLLLYMAPMAAMILLPFTLYIEGNVLGLTIQKAKEDSFIVFLLLGNATVAYLVNLTNFLVTKHTSALTLQVLGNAKAAVAAVVSVLIFKNPVTIMGMTGFGVTIMGVVCYSEAKKRSKVTAK, encoded by the coding sequence ATGGTTGAAGCTCAAACATGGACAACAAGAAGAGGGAGTAACCCAAGATTGGAAACAGAACAAGTAATTGAAATCCCATCAACACCAACAGGTGAATCAAGATATGGAGGTGGTGCTGGGAATTCATTGTCACCAACAATCACAACAGGTTTATTCATAAGTTCATGGTACTTATCAAACATTGGTGTTCTCTTATTAAACAAGTACTTGTTAAGTATCTATGGATTTAGGTATCCAATATTCTTAACTATGTTACATATGATATCATGTGCAATCTACAGTTTAATTGCTATACATTGGTTAGAGCTAGTCCCATTACAACATATTACTTCTAGAAGACAATTCTTTAAGATCTTTGGTTTGAGTGGGATTTTCTGCTTCTCTGTTGTTTGTGGTAATACATCACTGAGGTATTTGCCTGTTTCATTTAATCAAGCAATTGGAGCTACTACACCATTTTTTACTGCAATTTTCGCATTTCTGATTACTTGTAAAAAAGAAACTGGGTCTGTCTACTGTGCATTGTTGCCTGTTGTGTTAGGGATTGTGTTAGCTAGTAATAGCGAACCATTGTTTCATTTGTTTGGGTTTCTAGTTTGTATTGGTTCTGTGGCTGGGAGAGGTTTGAAATCTGTTGTGCAAGGGATATTGTTGACGTCTGAGGCCGAGAAGCTTCATTCCATGAATTTGTTATTGTATATGGCACCAATGGCTGCGATGATTTTGTTGCCGTTTACACTTTACATTGAAGGGAATGTATTAGGGTTGACGATTCAGAAAGCCAAAGAGGATTCATTTATTGTGTTCTTGTTATTGGGGAATGCTACAGTGGCTTATTTGGTGAATTTGACTAATTTCTTAGTCACGAAGCATACAAGTGCATTGACGCTGCAGGTTCTGGGTAATGCTAAAGCTGCGGTAGCTGCTGTTGTGTCGGTTTTGATTTTTAAGAATCCGGTTACAATTATGGGAATGACAGGATTTGGTGTTACAATTATGGGTGTTGTTTGTTATAGTGAAGCAAAGAAGAGATCTAAGGTTACAGCTAAGTGA